From Humisphaera borealis, the proteins below share one genomic window:
- a CDS encoding radical SAM/SPASM domain-containing protein: MLFTLSKRMLTTTDPKVMWKFAYNFGYKGMRSVQKFKKRIKKGDYFPPFLYISVINSCNLRCQGCWVKVDGPRHYLDAGKMDRIIGDAKKQGNAFFGLLGGEPFMHPELLEIVRRHPDCYFQIFTNGQLITDKIAAEMRKLGNITPLVSIEGTEIISNERRGRLNVLNRTLSGLEACIRNRLITGVATSVCQTNIDDLVQESWVDRLIEMGAHYVWYHTYRPVGADPHPELALSPDQVLRIRKFIVHLRNTKPIGVIDAYWDDKGGALCPMATGISHHINPWGEIEPCPIIQFAKETVHDERNLLHVFKDSEYLADFRKAAAQSTQGCIVLERPDIVKALVLKHGAKDTTHREPGAGMAEIEAMTPRNSQHNPGNEVPEENFIYRFAKKHYFFGFGAYG; encoded by the coding sequence ATGCTGTTCACCCTCTCCAAGCGAATGCTCACCACCACCGACCCCAAGGTCATGTGGAAGTTCGCCTACAACTTCGGCTACAAGGGCATGCGCTCGGTCCAGAAGTTCAAGAAACGGATCAAGAAGGGCGACTACTTCCCGCCGTTCCTTTACATCTCGGTGATCAACTCCTGCAACCTGCGCTGCCAGGGGTGCTGGGTGAAGGTCGACGGCCCGCGGCATTACCTCGACGCCGGGAAGATGGACCGCATCATCGGCGACGCCAAGAAGCAGGGGAACGCGTTCTTCGGCCTGCTCGGCGGCGAGCCGTTCATGCACCCGGAACTGCTGGAGATCGTCCGCCGCCACCCCGACTGCTACTTCCAGATCTTCACCAACGGGCAGTTGATCACCGACAAGATCGCCGCCGAGATGCGCAAGCTCGGCAACATCACGCCGCTGGTGAGCATCGAAGGCACCGAGATCATCTCCAACGAACGCCGCGGCCGGCTGAACGTGCTCAATCGCACGCTGAGCGGCCTCGAAGCGTGCATCCGCAATCGGCTCATCACCGGCGTCGCGACCAGCGTCTGCCAGACGAACATCGACGACCTCGTGCAGGAGTCGTGGGTTGATCGGCTGATCGAGATGGGCGCGCATTACGTCTGGTATCACACCTACCGCCCGGTGGGAGCCGATCCGCACCCTGAACTGGCACTCTCGCCGGACCAGGTGCTGCGGATTCGCAAGTTCATCGTCCACCTGCGAAACACCAAGCCGATCGGCGTGATCGATGCCTACTGGGACGACAAAGGCGGCGCGCTCTGCCCGATGGCGACCGGCATCAGCCATCACATCAACCCGTGGGGCGAGATCGAGCCCTGCCCGATCATCCAGTTCGCCAAGGAAACCGTCCACGACGAGCGCAACCTGCTGCACGTGTTCAAAGACAGCGAGTACCTCGCCGACTTCCGCAAGGCCGCCGCCCAGTCGACGCAAGGCTGCATCGTGCTGGAACGCCCGGACATCGTGAAGGCGCTGGTGCTGAAGCACGGTGCAAAAGACACCACGCACCGCGAACCCGGTGCAGGCATGGCCGAGATCGAAGCGATGACGCCGCGAAACAGCCAGCACAACCCAGGCAACGAAGTGCCGGAGGAGAATTTCATTTACCGGTTCGCGAAGAAGCATTACTTCTTCGGGTTCGGGGCTTACGGGTGA
- a CDS encoding SGNH/GDSL hydrolase family protein has protein sequence MLKHMKLLVTLVLLLATATAGGASTPTKPVRIMPVGDSITEGGKTFSTYRYPLFQKLTAAGYRVEFVGSRKSDSPAGPLAHEGYGGKNAEFLATVLGKSFADHPADIVLIHAGHNHFIDEKPVDGIVAATETMIATVRKANPKVVVMLAQVIPSGKLPKYSYIPALNEKLAALAKRLHTAEQPVVIVDQATGFDWEKDTIADKVHPNAAGAEKMAARWYAAISKQLGPAAK, from the coding sequence ATGCTTAAACACATGAAATTGCTTGTTACCCTTGTGCTGCTACTCGCGACAGCGACCGCCGGCGGTGCGTCAACGCCGACAAAGCCCGTCCGCATCATGCCCGTCGGCGATTCGATCACCGAGGGCGGCAAGACGTTTTCCACCTACCGCTATCCATTGTTTCAGAAGCTGACGGCGGCGGGATATCGGGTGGAGTTTGTCGGGTCGCGCAAGAGCGATTCGCCGGCCGGGCCGCTGGCGCATGAGGGCTACGGCGGAAAGAACGCCGAGTTCCTGGCGACGGTGCTCGGCAAATCGTTCGCCGATCACCCTGCGGATATCGTGCTGATTCACGCCGGGCACAACCATTTCATCGACGAGAAGCCGGTGGACGGTATCGTTGCCGCGACCGAAACGATGATCGCCACGGTGCGGAAGGCCAATCCGAAAGTGGTCGTCATGCTGGCGCAGGTGATCCCCAGCGGCAAGCTGCCGAAGTACTCGTACATCCCCGCGCTGAATGAGAAGCTGGCGGCACTGGCCAAGCGATTGCACACGGCGGAGCAGCCGGTCGTGATTGTCGATCAGGCGACGGGCTTCGACTGGGAGAAGGACACCATCGCCGACAAAGTGCACCCGAACGCAGCCGGTGCCGAGAAGATGGCGGCGCGATGGTACGCCGCGATATCGAAGCAGTTGGGGCCAGCAGCGAAATAG
- a CDS encoding outer membrane protein assembly factor BamB family protein, whose amino-acid sequence MIYHRSFAIALLCLSAGVLGAEPSWTDFRGPQRNGHADPAAKPPIKWSDSEGFKWKTPIAGSGYSSPIIRDGRIWLTSALGNGASLHAVCVDLASGKILHDVEVFKTSNPGPKHNHNSFASPSPAVDDERVYVSFGTHGVAALDVKTAKPIWTNRDFSLDFLTGAGSTPILYNDLLIIECDAVNSQYVIALDKKTGKQAWKTARSKQFPETNPNKRRAFSTAIVETVAGRDVLLSIGAQRAYGYDPVTGRELFFVDHPGYSNVCRPLVSGGLLILSSCYDRSEMLAVKLPAELKDGDKPIDLGKQIAWNGKVGIPYKPSVLQVNDRLYMVADTGVARCVDPKTGDVLWTKRLGQAYSASPLYAGGHIYFLSEKGDVHVIKPTAGTEPEVVSEFKTEDGFMASPAVAGNALILRSTGSLYRVE is encoded by the coding sequence ATGATCTACCACCGCTCTTTCGCGATCGCACTTCTTTGTCTGTCGGCCGGTGTTCTCGGGGCCGAACCGTCCTGGACGGATTTCCGCGGGCCCCAGAGGAACGGGCACGCCGACCCCGCCGCCAAGCCGCCGATCAAATGGTCGGACTCGGAGGGTTTTAAGTGGAAGACTCCGATCGCCGGTTCGGGATACTCTTCGCCGATCATTCGCGATGGACGAATCTGGCTGACGAGCGCCCTGGGCAACGGCGCGTCGCTGCACGCGGTGTGCGTTGATCTTGCTTCGGGCAAAATCCTGCACGATGTCGAGGTCTTCAAGACGTCCAACCCCGGCCCCAAGCACAACCACAACTCGTTCGCGTCGCCGTCGCCGGCGGTGGATGACGAGCGCGTGTACGTCAGTTTCGGCACCCACGGCGTCGCCGCGCTGGACGTGAAGACCGCCAAGCCAATCTGGACGAACCGCGATTTCAGTCTCGATTTCCTGACTGGTGCCGGATCGACGCCGATCCTCTACAACGACCTGCTCATCATCGAGTGCGACGCGGTCAATTCGCAGTACGTGATTGCGCTCGACAAGAAGACCGGCAAACAGGCCTGGAAGACAGCACGCAGCAAGCAGTTCCCCGAGACCAATCCCAACAAGCGGCGGGCGTTCAGCACGGCGATTGTCGAAACGGTCGCCGGTCGTGACGTCCTGCTGAGCATCGGGGCACAGCGCGCGTACGGCTACGACCCCGTCACCGGCCGCGAGCTGTTCTTCGTCGATCACCCCGGCTACTCGAACGTCTGCAGGCCGCTCGTGAGCGGCGGACTGTTGATCCTGTCGAGCTGCTACGACCGCTCGGAAATGCTCGCGGTGAAACTACCGGCCGAACTGAAGGACGGCGACAAACCGATCGACCTCGGCAAGCAGATCGCCTGGAACGGTAAGGTAGGCATTCCGTACAAGCCGTCGGTGTTGCAGGTGAACGACCGGCTGTACATGGTCGCCGACACCGGCGTAGCGCGGTGCGTCGACCCGAAGACCGGTGACGTACTCTGGACCAAGCGCCTCGGGCAGGCCTACAGCGCCTCGCCGTTGTATGCCGGCGGGCACATTTACTTCCTGTCCGAGAAAGGGGACGTGCACGTGATCAAGCCAACGGCCGGCACCGAGCCTGAGGTGGTCAGCGAGTTCAAGACGGAAGACGGCTTCATGGCGAGCCCTGCGGTGGCTGGCAACGCACTGATTCTGCGGTCAACGGGGAGTTTGTATCGGGTGGAGTGA
- a CDS encoding ATP-binding protein yields the protein MAAPTTKTPMMKVALYEGAGSEELSAVDRGAILKSLLEKGVAISCIRPGRSVTPPPGGQLLVLGRFNEAKPNEAEGENGVTVRFRDIAGLSVDQVGKIVDEVRGGTPAKPWKPWFPVIDYQRCTNCMQCLSFCLFDVYGAPGGKIGVENPANCKTDCPACSRVCPEVAILFPKYKAGPINGDEVREADISREKMKIDISALLGGDIYAALRQRSTDAKARFSKERDEKRAIAERKACLTKLQQTLQEALDIPAEVMNALPSMDMIKAKAAAAATANS from the coding sequence ATGGCCGCACCGACCACCAAAACCCCGATGATGAAGGTCGCGCTGTACGAAGGCGCCGGCAGCGAAGAGCTGTCCGCCGTCGATCGCGGCGCGATTCTCAAGTCGCTGCTCGAAAAAGGCGTCGCCATCTCGTGCATTCGGCCGGGCCGATCGGTCACGCCTCCGCCCGGCGGACAGTTGCTGGTCCTCGGCCGGTTCAACGAAGCCAAGCCCAACGAAGCCGAAGGGGAGAACGGCGTCACCGTCCGCTTCCGCGATATCGCCGGCTTGAGCGTCGACCAGGTCGGCAAGATCGTCGACGAAGTGCGCGGCGGTACCCCCGCCAAGCCCTGGAAGCCCTGGTTCCCCGTCATCGACTATCAGCGCTGCACCAACTGCATGCAGTGCCTGTCGTTCTGCCTGTTCGATGTCTACGGCGCGCCTGGCGGAAAGATCGGCGTCGAGAACCCCGCCAACTGCAAGACCGACTGCCCGGCGTGCAGCCGCGTCTGCCCGGAAGTCGCGATTCTCTTCCCCAAGTACAAAGCCGGCCCGATCAACGGCGACGAAGTCCGCGAGGCGGATATCAGCCGTGAGAAGATGAAGATCGACATCAGCGCGTTGCTGGGCGGCGACATCTACGCCGCCCTGCGGCAGCGGAGCACCGACGCCAAGGCCCGCTTCAGCAAGGAACGCGATGAGAAGCGCGCCATCGCCGAGCGGAAAGCGTGCCTGACGAAACTTCAGCAGACGTTGCAGGAGGCGCTCGATATTCCGGCGGAGGTGATGAACGCGCTGCCGAGCATGGACATGATCAAGGCGAAAGCGGCCGCGGCGGCGACCGCGAACTCTTAA
- a CDS encoding GxxExxY protein: MGPFDSRTRMRSESSVDPAVERLASEVIGAAIEVHKELGPGMPERSYLLALCYELELRRIPFRCEVPVVISYKGKEVGEARIDILVADMLVLELKAVDAISPVHKAQCLKYLRLLKLQLGLVINFNVERLADGIKRVIHSP; this comes from the coding sequence ATGGGTCCGTTCGATTCCCGAACACGAATGCGGTCTGAATCGTCGGTTGATCCGGCGGTCGAGCGACTTGCTTCTGAGGTGATCGGGGCGGCGATCGAAGTTCACAAAGAGCTTGGACCCGGTATGCCTGAGCGATCGTATCTTCTGGCACTTTGCTACGAGCTTGAGCTGCGACGGATTCCGTTTAGATGCGAGGTTCCCGTTGTAATCAGTTACAAAGGGAAGGAAGTCGGGGAGGCGCGTATCGACATCCTGGTCGCAGATATGCTTGTTCTGGAACTCAAGGCAGTCGATGCGATCTCTCCGGTCCATAAGGCTCAATGCCTGAAGTACCTCCGACTTCTGAAGCTCCAACTTGGATTGGTCATCAACTTTAACGTCGAACGATTAGCCGATGGGATCAAGCGAGTGATCCACAGTCCCTGA
- the hemL gene encoding glutamate-1-semialdehyde 2,1-aminomutase: protein MAKSEAAFARAQAVMPGGVSSPVRSFRGVGGTPVFIAEGNGCMLRDVDGNSYVDYVGSYGPLIAGHQNERVVAALSKAIGRGWTFGMPTEYETQLASLIISALPAVEMVRFVNSGTEAAMSAIRLARAATGRDLVVKCIGCYHGHVDGLLVEAGSGALTLGTPSSPGVPKAVAGATVLAPYNDLEGARAVFEKYPGQIACFAIEPVAGNMGCVPPAAGYLEGLRALCDQHGALLLFDEVMTGFRVAWGGAQVRYNIRPDITCLGKVIGGGLPCAAYGGPKKLMELISPSGSVYQAGTLSGNPLAMAGGMATLEIMKEPGAYDILERRSAMLAEGLIDAARKAGVPIALNRVGSMLTPFFTHADGDTVTNFKQAVGGNTAAFNRFFHAMLDHGVHLPPSQYEAWFVSLAHTEKHIEQTISAAESAFAAAK, encoded by the coding sequence ATGGCCAAATCCGAGGCGGCGTTTGCCCGTGCGCAAGCCGTTATGCCCGGTGGCGTCAGTTCGCCGGTGCGGTCATTTCGCGGCGTCGGCGGGACGCCGGTGTTCATCGCCGAGGGTAACGGGTGCATGTTGCGCGACGTCGACGGCAACAGCTATGTCGATTACGTCGGCAGCTATGGCCCGCTGATCGCCGGGCATCAGAACGAACGCGTCGTCGCGGCGCTGTCCAAGGCGATCGGTCGGGGCTGGACGTTCGGCATGCCCACCGAGTACGAGACGCAGCTCGCGTCGCTCATCATCTCGGCGTTGCCGGCGGTGGAGATGGTGCGGTTCGTCAACAGCGGCACCGAGGCCGCCATGAGCGCCATCCGCCTGGCCCGCGCGGCGACGGGGCGCGACCTGGTCGTCAAATGCATCGGCTGTTACCACGGCCATGTCGACGGCCTGCTGGTCGAAGCCGGCAGCGGGGCGCTCACGCTCGGTACCCCCAGCAGCCCCGGCGTACCCAAGGCCGTCGCCGGTGCCACCGTGCTCGCGCCCTACAACGACCTGGAAGGCGCTCGCGCGGTTTTCGAGAAGTACCCGGGGCAGATTGCCTGCTTCGCGATCGAACCGGTCGCCGGCAACATGGGCTGCGTGCCACCGGCCGCGGGGTATCTCGAAGGCCTGCGGGCGCTGTGCGATCAGCACGGGGCGCTCCTGCTGTTCGATGAAGTCATGACCGGTTTCCGCGTCGCCTGGGGCGGGGCGCAGGTGCGGTACAACATTCGGCCGGACATCACCTGCCTGGGCAAGGTCATCGGCGGCGGACTGCCATGCGCAGCGTACGGCGGGCCGAAGAAACTCATGGAGCTCATCAGCCCGTCCGGCAGCGTCTACCAGGCGGGCACGCTCAGCGGCAATCCGCTGGCGATGGCCGGCGGCATGGCGACGCTGGAGATCATGAAGGAACCCGGCGCCTACGACATCCTCGAACGCCGCAGTGCCATGCTCGCCGAGGGCCTGATCGATGCCGCCCGCAAGGCCGGCGTGCCCATCGCGCTCAACCGCGTCGGCTCGATGCTCACCCCGTTCTTCACCCACGCCGACGGCGACACCGTCACCAACTTCAAGCAGGCCGTCGGCGGCAACACCGCCGCCTTCAACCGCTTCTTCCACGCGATGCTCGATCATGGCGTGCATCTTCCTCCCAGTCAGTACGAGGCGTGGTTCGTCAGCCTGGCCCACACCGAGAAGCACATCGAGCAAACGATCTCCGCCGCCGAGTCGGCATTCGCCGCCGCGAAATGA
- a CDS encoding polyprenyl synthetase family protein: MTSALASLTELIRPQLAAVEDLFHSELSSDLKCVNTLVKHVSRFRGKMLRPCLVLLTAKAVNPTGQLTADHVKLATVVEMVHMATLVHDDVLDEAELRRKGATINHLRGNEAAVILGDYLISHSYHLCSDVDNASRGLPSQYASRLIAKTTNDVCSGELLQLDNRNNLDLDEQTYLEIIKRKTAVLTAVCCRLGAAFAGGSEAVTEAMELYGLSLGVAFQIQDDILDLVGDAGSVGKTLGIDIEKGKMTLPLIHFMRTAPAEHQALLRSLLSEGGAADRAEKIRNLVIPSGSLQYARDRARALVDRARGCLSGLPDSEAKRVMDTMAEFVVTRPM; encoded by the coding sequence ATGACCAGCGCCTTGGCGTCTCTAACCGAACTCATCCGCCCACAACTCGCGGCTGTGGAAGATCTCTTCCACAGCGAGCTGTCGTCGGACCTTAAGTGCGTCAACACGCTGGTGAAGCACGTCAGCCGATTCCGCGGCAAGATGCTCCGCCCGTGCCTGGTGCTGCTGACGGCCAAGGCGGTCAACCCGACCGGGCAGCTGACGGCCGACCACGTGAAGCTCGCCACCGTCGTCGAGATGGTTCACATGGCCACGCTCGTTCACGACGACGTCCTGGATGAAGCAGAGCTTCGCCGCAAGGGCGCGACGATCAACCACCTCCGCGGGAACGAGGCGGCGGTCATCCTCGGCGACTACCTCATCAGCCACAGCTACCACCTCTGCTCCGACGTCGACAACGCCAGCCGCGGCCTGCCGTCGCAGTACGCCAGCCGACTGATCGCCAAGACCACCAACGATGTCTGCTCCGGCGAGCTGCTGCAGCTCGACAACCGAAACAACCTCGACCTCGACGAGCAGACCTACCTGGAAATCATCAAGCGCAAGACTGCCGTCCTGACGGCGGTCTGCTGCCGCCTGGGCGCCGCGTTCGCCGGCGGCAGCGAAGCGGTTACCGAGGCGATGGAGCTGTACGGCCTGTCGCTCGGCGTCGCGTTCCAGATCCAGGATGACATCCTCGACCTCGTCGGCGACGCCGGCAGCGTGGGCAAGACCCTCGGCATCGATATCGAGAAGGGGAAAATGACGCTGCCGCTGATTCACTTCATGCGCACCGCGCCCGCCGAGCATCAGGCGCTGCTGCGTTCACTTTTGAGTGAAGGCGGGGCGGCCGACCGGGCGGAAAAGATCCGCAATCTGGTCATCCCCAGTGGAAGCCTGCAATACGCCCGCGACCGGGCCAGAGCCCTCGTCGATCGCGCCCGCGGATGCCTGAGCGGCTTGCCCGACAGCGAGGCGAAGCGTGTGATGGACACGATGGCGGAGTTCGTCGTGACGCGGCCAATGTGA
- a CDS encoding ParB N-terminal domain-containing protein: MDTFEIVDGVRRAKAAQLLGLGSIWAVIADTEIEFRVVINTLRSPRSSIYAQSQTSHARWESVFSAMATEPDLLPPIVIRLGDRGVLIADVIVRL; encoded by the coding sequence GTGGACACGTTCGAGATCGTAGATGGCGTACGCCGTGCCAAGGCAGCCCAATTGCTCGGGCTGGGCTCCATATGGGCGGTGATTGCCGATACTGAGATCGAATTCCGCGTGGTAATCAACACGCTTCGCTCGCCGCGATCCTCAATCTATGCGCAGAGCCAAACCAGCCACGCACGGTGGGAAAGCGTTTTCAGCGCGATGGCTACAGAACCGGACTTGCTGCCGCCGATAGTTATCAGGCTGGGCGACCGAGGAGTTCTGATTGCAGATGTGATCGTACGGCTTTGA
- a CDS encoding polyprenyl synthetase family protein: MGMPLITLPQAVPMQKMRKPQDNVPQTRQERDQLARIVREYVATYNPVPPMPLEELKVHADKCIEMAGLDPIFRDYTAILINNQAWREHLATVPFERRLLLMPKCMRIEEKCPAPFDEFGLLCKNCGLCSIQDLQGEAEKLGYAVLVAEGSQLVMSIIQTGKIEAIVGVSCLSVLEKSFPFMEAAAIPGIAIPLLQDDCVDTNVDMDWVWEVIHLTSDDKTHRLNLDAIRDEVDGWFTPENLADIMGKRHPGMGGETDDIARQWLNKGGKRWRPFLTVCAYKALRKEDADAPIPSDLRKVAAAVECFHKASLIHDDIEDNDALRYGDATLHETHGVGVALNVGDYLLGEGYRLLAECAADPMNKVEMLRVAAIGHRTLSLGQGAELCWARNPKPLSPVEVLDIFRQKTAPAFEVALRLGALYAGADEEVHDVIANYSEKLGIAYQIHDDLEDLSTEGHAPDDIAALRPSLLLAVAHERAKDQKPFMDRVWRRQLADEGTPIEISDRIRKIITDSRSDERCQNLYEGYKEEAIKTLTYLENASLKGLLRRVMSKIFNDLQVKGWCKEFEKKNLARATAAEPVAVG; the protein is encoded by the coding sequence ATGGGTATGCCCCTGATCACGCTTCCGCAGGCTGTGCCGATGCAGAAGATGCGCAAGCCGCAGGACAACGTTCCGCAGACGCGGCAGGAACGCGACCAGCTTGCGCGCATCGTTCGCGAGTACGTCGCCACGTACAACCCCGTCCCGCCGATGCCGCTGGAAGAGCTCAAGGTCCACGCCGACAAGTGCATCGAGATGGCCGGGCTCGACCCGATCTTCCGCGACTACACCGCCATCCTCATCAACAACCAGGCCTGGCGCGAGCACCTGGCGACCGTGCCGTTCGAGCGGCGGCTGCTCCTCATGCCCAAGTGTATGCGGATCGAAGAGAAATGCCCCGCCCCGTTCGATGAGTTCGGCCTGCTCTGCAAAAACTGCGGCTTGTGCAGCATCCAGGACCTGCAAGGCGAAGCCGAAAAACTCGGCTACGCGGTCCTGGTCGCCGAGGGTTCGCAGCTGGTCATGTCGATCATCCAGACCGGCAAGATCGAAGCGATCGTCGGCGTTTCCTGCCTGTCGGTGCTGGAAAAGTCGTTCCCGTTCATGGAAGCGGCGGCCATCCCCGGCATCGCCATCCCGCTGCTGCAGGACGACTGCGTCGATACCAACGTGGACATGGACTGGGTGTGGGAAGTCATCCACCTGACCAGCGACGACAAGACCCACCGGCTGAACCTCGACGCCATCCGCGACGAAGTCGACGGCTGGTTCACGCCGGAAAACCTCGCCGACATCATGGGCAAGAGGCATCCGGGGATGGGGGGCGAAACCGACGACATCGCTCGCCAGTGGCTCAACAAGGGTGGCAAGCGCTGGCGGCCGTTCCTGACGGTCTGCGCGTACAAGGCGCTGCGTAAAGAAGACGCCGACGCCCCGATCCCCAGCGACCTGCGGAAGGTCGCCGCCGCGGTCGAGTGCTTCCACAAGGCGTCGCTGATCCACGACGACATCGAAGACAACGACGCCCTGCGCTACGGCGACGCGACATTGCACGAAACCCACGGTGTCGGCGTGGCGCTGAACGTCGGCGACTACCTGCTCGGCGAAGGCTACCGGCTGCTCGCCGAGTGCGCCGCCGATCCGATGAACAAGGTCGAAATGCTCCGCGTGGCGGCGATCGGCCATCGCACGCTGTCGCTCGGGCAGGGCGCGGAGCTGTGCTGGGCTCGCAACCCCAAGCCGCTGTCGCCGGTCGAGGTGCTGGACATCTTCCGCCAGAAGACGGCCCCGGCATTCGAGGTCGCCCTTCGCCTGGGCGCCCTTTACGCTGGCGCGGACGAAGAAGTCCACGATGTGATCGCCAACTATTCCGAGAAGCTCGGCATCGCGTACCAGATCCACGACGACCTGGAGGATTTGAGCACCGAAGGCCACGCCCCGGACGACATCGCCGCGCTGCGGCCGTCGTTGCTATTGGCCGTCGCCCATGAGCGGGCGAAGGACCAGAAGCCGTTCATGGACCGCGTCTGGCGGCGGCAACTCGCCGATGAGGGAACGCCGATCGAAATCAGCGACCGCATCCGCAAGATCATCACCGACAGCCGATCGGACGAGCGGTGCCAGAACCTGTACGAAGGGTACAAGGAAGAGGCGATCAAGACGCTGACTTACCTCGAGAACGCCAGCCTGAAGGGCCTGCTGCGCCGGGTGATGTCGAAGATCTTCAACGACCTACAGGTGAAGGGGTGGTGCAAGGAGTTTGAGAAAAAGAACTTGGCTAGGGCGACAGCAGCCGAGCCAGTGGCCGTCGGCTGA
- a CDS encoding trypsin-like peptidase domain-containing protein — MKVSIRYRLMLAAGVALACIGTSSTARADSLVLRDGREITGEIERIDGGYRVKTATGVVQVARSDVAEWKRSAAPGVTTPGTTTPPSTPAATPAPAIPKPATPAGTAPSPAVSGAPVPRPGPATNPADRNRRTVEVLVSQGVDALALGDVKAARDLLVDAIQLDPRHRLALESVGYCYLKLDDIPRATRSMEAAVAGSTPQSRALTMNLAYALLRGRNPMRGAKMIKDYLAANSTVMDEEALNAFAICLGQSSDESRVSRFWTECVTFYDQYNAKLEATKPGQKRWGVDWVSASERASTDSKNKAIQSRMDTKWRELQTAIGDFNKAKKAYADAYSANRFRKNSGPSPASLEPQVKSTKDRADRLQSEYNELSATLIRPTLPKLFDPVQLDPAGLTLASAGTGTGVSSGVGSMSPGLKPEAAPVTPPVVVQPQPQPQPQPQPSQPKPVDPPVAVAPQPAVPQPVTPTPTPQPETRKRAIFTSACGFAVGPDLIVTSAASVEGTTRVTVQPVDANPMDAEVVRTDPATGLALLRLKGRTMAYLPVGDNFAGGAVQCVSFPTVSIFDPTCEVIGGSAVPPKDDWSIRLNKHPRLAGAPILAGGKVIGVELASRDNDATTLPSVNLGKLKAFIGALPPSPTVADPTIAVVLVSGVREK; from the coding sequence ATGAAAGTCAGCATTCGATATCGATTGATGCTCGCGGCTGGTGTCGCACTGGCATGCATCGGGACGTCTTCTACCGCCCGGGCCGATTCGCTCGTGCTGCGCGACGGGCGCGAGATCACCGGCGAGATCGAGCGCATCGACGGCGGCTACCGAGTCAAGACCGCGACCGGCGTGGTCCAGGTGGCGCGTTCGGACGTGGCCGAGTGGAAGCGGTCCGCCGCGCCCGGTGTGACCACGCCCGGCACCACCACGCCGCCGTCTACACCCGCCGCCACGCCCGCTCCGGCTATTCCAAAGCCGGCCACCCCAGCGGGTACCGCTCCGTCACCGGCCGTCAGCGGGGCACCCGTGCCCAGGCCCGGACCGGCGACGAATCCCGCCGACCGCAACCGGCGAACCGTGGAAGTCCTCGTTTCGCAGGGCGTTGACGCCCTGGCGCTGGGCGACGTCAAGGCCGCCCGCGACCTGCTGGTTGACGCGATCCAGCTCGATCCGCGCCATCGCCTGGCGCTTGAATCCGTCGGCTACTGCTACCTGAAGCTCGACGATATTCCCCGCGCCACCCGGTCGATGGAAGCTGCCGTCGCGGGTTCGACCCCGCAGTCGCGAGCGCTGACCATGAACCTGGCTTACGCGCTGCTGCGCGGCCGCAACCCGATGCGCGGCGCCAAGATGATCAAGGACTATCTCGCCGCCAACAGCACCGTCATGGACGAAGAGGCCCTCAACGCCTTTGCGATCTGTCTCGGCCAGAGCAGCGACGAATCGCGAGTAAGCCGATTCTGGACCGAATGTGTCACGTTCTACGACCAGTACAACGCCAAGCTCGAAGCGACCAAACCCGGTCAGAAGCGCTGGGGCGTCGATTGGGTCAGCGCATCCGAACGGGCTTCCACCGACAGCAAGAACAAGGCTATCCAGTCGCGGATGGACACCAAGTGGCGCGAATTGCAGACCGCGATCGGCGACTTCAACAAGGCCAAGAAGGCGTACGCCGACGCCTATTCCGCCAACCGCTTCCGCAAGAACTCCGGCCCCAGCCCGGCCTCGCTCGAGCCGCAGGTCAAATCGACCAAGGATCGGGCGGACAGGCTGCAGTCCGAGTACAACGAGCTATCGGCGACGCTCATCCGCCCGACGTTGCCGAAGCTGTTCGATCCTGTGCAGCTCGACCCGGCCGGGCTGACGCTGGCCAGCGCAGGCACCGGTACCGGTGTGTCGTCCGGGGTCGGCTCGATGTCGCCGGGGCTGAAGCCCGAGGCCGCGCCCGTCACACCGCCGGTGGTCGTACAACCACAGCCACAACCGCAGCCACAGCCTCAACCGTCGCAGCCCAAGCCGGTCGATCCACCGGTTGCCGTCGCGCCTCAACCCGCGGTGCCGCAGCCCGTCACCCCTACGCCGACCCCGCAACCCGAGACCCGCAAGCGTGCCATCTTCACGTCGGCGTGCGGATTCGCGGTCGGGCCGGATCTGATCGTCACGTCGGCCGCCAGCGTCGAGGGCACAACGCGCGTCACCGTGCAGCCGGTCGACGCGAACCCCATGGACGCCGAGGTCGTCCGCACCGACCCGGCAACCGGGCTCGCCCTCCTTCGGCTCAAGGGCAGGACGATGGCCTATCTGCCGGTGGGGGACAACTTCGCGGGCGGCGCGGTGCAGTGCGTCAGTTTCCCGACCGTCTCGATCTTCGATCCCACGTGCGAGGTCATCGGCGGAAGTGCCGTCCCGCCGAAGGACGACTGGTCCATCCGCCTGAACAAGCACCCACGGCTTGCCGGCGCACCGATTTTGGCCGGCGGTAAGGTCATCGGCGTGGAACTCGCCAGCCGCGACAACGACGCGACAACCCTGCCCTCCGTCAACCTCGGCAAGCTCAAAGCGTTCATCGGTGCGCTGCCCCCGTCACCCACCGTCGCTGATCCGACGATCGCCGTCGTGCTCGTCAGCGGCGTGCGGGAAAAGTAG